In Sphingobacterium sp. R2, the genomic stretch TTTTCCTCTCTTCCATTTTTATTGCCTTTCATTTCAGAAGGTTCCTGCCGATCCAACACACGGCAGGAACAATTGTTTTTAAAAACTAACGATAAGTGCTGTTACAGCCGTCACACTATTTTTCACCAACTTATTTGTCCGATCAAGGAAAATAGCATCTTTATTTGTGAGATTACGTAGTTCCGTACGCCAAAGAACATTGGGAAGAATGGCATAATCTGCATTTAAAGAATAGCCAAACGTTTGAAAACCTTGCTCTGTAGTCGTAGAAACGATCACACCATGCTTATCGTTGTAATATTCTCCTCTTGCTGTTAAGCTAAATTTTTCGGTCGTCGCGTATCGTGCAATTAACACTGGGGTGTACCATACATTGTACTTCGAACTACCTTTTGCTTTTTGTTCAGCTCCAATATCAAATCCGAATGTGATTCCCAGCTTTTCGTTCATTTGATAAATTGCATAAAGGTTATGAAAATAGCGCATCTGTCTGACGCTATCCGCTTTATCACTGCCTATAAAAGAACCACTATTGATGGTCCATTTAGCTGTCGGTTTATAGACCAATTGATGGCCAAATGCTGGTAAACTGCTACCGTCCACCCGTTGAATCCGCTGCCATCCGTTTAAAATAAGCCCACTTAAAAATAGTTTTCCCGATGCGGATGTATAGGATATTTTTGCTCCGGTTTCAAAATAAGGTGAATTATCCGCAAAAATACTCCTTGTTACAGTCCAATTATCCTTTCCTATAGCGCTTTCAAAGCCCAAATGGGAAGAAAATATGCCAGCATCGATCCATAAATTATGTTTTTTCGAGATACGAACGCCGGCATTCGCTTCGTAAATATTTTTTAAGACACCGGGTTCCGCACTGTAGTTCGCATTCATATATGTACCGACACCTAAAGCAAGATTTGCACGGGTATTTATTGTTTCGTATGTAGCTTTTAAAAATGCCAAGTTTATGTTTACTTCATTCGTCCTATTGTGACTATATACAAAGCCTGGGCGTGTATTTCCAAGTGGATTGTTAAAGTCCCGAAGGTAATATGCTTCAAGGTAACCACTGATAGACAATTGGGTGTTTTGAGTCGTATCTTGCTGTGCAAATAATTGTGTTGCCCCTGCGAGTAAACAGACCAACATCGCTAGTTTTTTCATGTAAATTGTTCTTATAAAATGTATATCGATGACCCTTCAGGTCAATTTTATTTTTCAGCCATCTCGTCCAAAGCAATATTTAGTTCAAGGACATTGATTTTGCGAGGTCCAAACATATTCCATAAAGGCGTCTGAACGTGGGCATCAACAAGAGACTGTAGGCTATTTACCGATATACCTCTCGCTTTCGCAACACGATCAATTTGTATTTTTGCTGCCTCGATGGAGATATCTGGATCCAAACCACTCCCACTGGCTGTAACAATGTCTACCGGCACCTGTTCGCGTTTTACGGTGGGATTGTGGACTAAGAACGTATCAATACGGACCCTAACTTCCGAAAGATATTCCCCATTAGAGGGCCCTTTGTTACTTCCTCCCGATCCTGCTGCATTATAACCAACAGCGGAAGGACGCGACCAGAAGTAATCATCACGCGTAAAGGCCTGTCCAATATTTCTGTAATACTTTTGCCCGTTGTACGCTAGCATTTCCCCTTTTCCATGATTAGGTGCTATTTGCGCTATTGCCCATACGAGGGCTGGATATACCACTGAGAGCAGGAGCAATAAAACAATTGTAATCTTTATTGCCGGATATATATGTGTTTTCATCTTTGCTTTTATTATTAAAAATGTATTAGATAAATAGGGAAACCAGTAGGTCTATGACCTTGATACCAATAAATGGAACGAGTACTCCACCAAGTCCAAAAACGAGCAGATTTCTCCGTAACAGTGCGCTTGCACCTATAGGTTTGTATGCGACTCCTTTCAATGCCAACGGAATCAGTAATGGGATAATAATTGCGTTAAAGATGACAGCTGATAGTATGGCACTTTGTGGACTACTGAGCTGCATAATGTTTAAACCTTGAAGTTCGGGTATTGCTGCAATAAACAAGGCCGGAATGATAGCAAAATATTTAGCGACATCGTTTGCAATACTAAACGTCGTTAGCGTACCTCTGGTCATCAACAATTGTTTACCTATCTCCACAACCTCAATCAATTTGGTTGGATCATTGTCGAGATCGACCATATTTCCGGCCTCTTTTGCAGCTTGTGTACCGCTGTTCATCGCTACACCAACATCGGCTTGTGCAAGTGCCGGGGCATCGTTTGTACCATCCCCCATCATGGCGACCAATCGCCCGTCAAGCTGTTCTTTTTTGATATAGTTCATCTTGTCTTCGGGTTTCGCTTCGGCGATGAAATCATCCACTCCCGCTTTTTCGGCAATATATTTGGCCGTTAACGGATTGTCTCCTGTCACCATAACAGTCTTTATACCCATTTTTCGCAATCGTTCAAAGCGTTCATGAATCCCGGGTTTTATCACATCCTGCAATTCTATGACACCGAGTACTTGTTCATTCTCGGCTACGACCAATGGCGTTCCCCCATTTTGAGAGATAAGCTTTACGCGTTCCTCTATTTCCTGAGGAAATAGATTTCCAGCCTTTACAATGATATTTCGAATAGCATCTGTTGCACCTTTACGAATACGTGTCTGTTCAAAGTCTATTCCCGAACTACGGGTTTCGGCGGTAAACTTAATGAATGCCGGGTTTTCGACCTTATAGCTCGATGGGTTGACACCAGCCAATTCGACAATTGATTTCCCTTCTGGTGTTTCATCGGCCATGGAGCTCAATGTTGATGCACGTACCAGCGCTTCCTTCAGGACACCATCGGCGGGGTAAAAATTTGTCGCCTTACGATTTCCGATCGTAATGGTTCCAGTTTTATCAAGCAACAAGACATCAATGTCACCCGCCGTTTCAACTGCCTTGCCACTTTTTGTTATAACATTTGCACGAAGTGCACGATCCATTCCCGCGATACCAATTGCCGATAAAAGACCACCTATTGTTGTTGGAATCAGACAGACAAAAAGTGAAATAAACGAAGCAATGGTGATACCAACATTGGCATAATCTGCAAATGGTTTTAAGGTCACCGTTACGATAATAAATACAAGTGTAAAACCTGCCAAAAGGATGGTTAAGGCAATCTCATTAGGTGTTTTTTGGCGGCTTGCCCCTTCGACCAATGCGATCATCTTATCCAAAAAGCTCTCCCCCGGTTCTGTCGTCACCTGCACAACAATTCGATCGGACAAAACCTTGGTACCACCGGTAACTGAACTTTTATCACCTCCAGCCTCGCGGATCACCGGTGCTGATTCTCCGGTAATTGCACTCTCATCTATTGTCGCCAACCCCTCAATAATCTCCCCATCCAATGGAATTACATCACCAGCCTGACAAACAAAAACATCATTTTTTTTCAATTGAGCGGATGAAACCACCCGACCATCGCGCAGGGTTGCCGGAGTTTCCTCTCGAGTTTTCCGAAGACTATCTGCTTGCGCCTTACCGCGGGCTTCGGCAATTGCCTCAGCAAAATTTCCAAACAATAAGGTTAAAAATAGAATAAGAAATACCGTAAAATTATAACCAAGTGTACCTTGTGATTTTTCCCCAGTCATTATCCAAAGACAAACGACGGCCATAATCAGCGTCCCGATTTCCACGGTAAACATCACTGGATTACGGAACATTATTTTAGGATTTAGCTTCACGAAAGATTGCTTTAACGCCTGTTGTACAAGTTCTTTCTGAAACAATGTTTGTTGATTGCTCATTTTTAGAATTCTTTAATTTTAAGTACTACATGGAAAAATATTCCGCAATTGGACCCAATGCCAAGGCAGGGAAGAAAGAGAGTGCTGCAATAATCGCGATCACAGCGAATACCATTAAACCGAATGTACTTGTATCTGTTTTTAGCGTTCCCTCCCCTTCAGGTATAAATTTTTTCTCAGCCAATAATCCCGCAATAGCAATTGGCCCTATAATCGGTATGAAGCGGCCGAGTAACAATACGATGCCTGTCGAAATGTTCCACCAAATTGTACTATCTCCAAGACCTTCAAATCCACTACCATTGTTAGCTGCGGATGAAGTATATTCGTACAATATTTCACTAAAACCATGGAATCCAGGGTTATTCAATGTAGAAGCACCTTGGGCTGGAAACGCTGTCGCAAGTGCTGTACCGACAAGGATTAGAAAAGGATGGGCAAGAGCAACAATCATAGCGATTTTCATTTCCCGCGCTTCAACTTTCTTACCCATAAACTCTGGTGTGCGCCCCACCATCAAGCCACTAATGAAAACGGCGAGTATAATAAAAATGAAGAAATTGAGTATCCCCGCGCCTACACCGCCATAAAAAGCATTCACCATCATCGCTAGAAGTTCGTTCATACCAGATAAGGGCATGTAACTATCATGCATAGAATTGACAGAACCCGTCGAAATCATCGTTGTAACAATACTCCAAAACCCCGATGCCGCTGCACCAATACGTATTTCCTTTCCCTCCATGGCGCCCATAGACGTGTCAATACCCATCTGCGCGATCGCTGGATTTCCAGCCATCTCCATTTTTATATTTGGTATTGTCAGGATGATAAACCCAATGGTCATCACACCAAACATCATCCATGAAAATTTACGCTTGCGAATAAAAAAGCCGAATGCAAATATCATCGCCATCGGGATAATAAACTGGGCAATCATTTCCACCATATTGGTCAAATAATTGGGATTTTCAAATGGATGCGCACTGTTCGCACCGAAAAAACCACCTCCATTTGTACCAAGATGTTTAATTGGGACAAAGGCAGCTACCGGTCCTCGGCTTACCTGTACGGTATCTCCAGCGACAGTAATCATGCTGTTCTTACCTTCGAAAGTCATCGGCATGCCTTGGAATACGAAGATGGCAGCAACCAAGACAGAGATAGGCAGTAAAATCCGGGTGCAAGACTTCACAAAGAAATCGTAAAAATTGCCCAATTGTGTTGTTGTCTTATCCCTAAAAGCTTTGAAAATAACCACTGCTGCAGCCATTCCCACGCCTGCGGTCACGAATTGAAGAAACATGAGCCAAATTTGTCCTAGATAGCTCACTCCTGATTCACCGGAATAGTGCTGGAGATTACAGTTGACCAAAAAAGAGATACTGGTATTAAAGGCCAAATCAGCAGTCATTCCGGGATTCCCATCTGGATTTAAAGGCAAATGTGCCATATTCATCAGGATAGCCATGCTCAACAGGAACCACAGTAGATTAATTGTCAAAAGAGCAACGAGGTGCTGTTTCCAAGTCATCTGGAGGCTAGGATTAATTCCTGTCACCCGATAAAAAAAACGTTCCAATGGTTGAAACAATGGATCTAACCAGGTTTTTTCATTGCCATATACCTTAGCTATATATTTCCCAAGGGGAAGTCCGAGTAGTAATGTTACGGTGAACATCACTATGATTCCAAGAATCTCTGTATTCATTTCTTTAGTTGATTTGTATAAAAAGTGTATCATGACCGATCGTCATCTAACCTCAAGCTCTTATTTTCGCTATGTAACACGAAAAGAACTGACTGAGAGCGGGATTTCATCGTCGACGATAGAGAATGAGTAATCTTATTATTAAAATTTTTCTGGCTTTAGAAGTACATAACAGATATATGCAAAAACCAGTAGTGCTACAATAAATAAAGCTGTCATTTACTTTGATATTAATAGATTATGAATTTGTTGTCCTTTAAGGACCTCTAAAAATGGTGTTGGCAGCTGAGCTTCGATTACCGCCCATGCATTGACCGAACTGATGCGCCGAAGACCTCCTAAAGATCTTACAAAGAGATTTTCCAGAATGTATTTGACGTAATGGTTTCCTCGTCCATAAATCATTCCGAGGAAATGAATATGCTGGCAAATTTTGTCCGTATTTTGCAATATAATTAAGCTCCGAAGGTGATTAATAACGGCCTGTAGGGCTCCTGCAAAATTGTGCTTCCGTAATAGGAAACTAATCTCTGATCGGATTTCCTTATAATGGAGCGCCATATACAAACCTGCACCGTATTGATTTAATTTTTTCATGTTGTGCGTAAAACTATACTTCAAAATCTAACCGATATAGAGTTGAAAAATCATTGCAATAATCAACACCACTACTATGATCTTCGCTATACGGTCTCCCGATAAATTATGTGCGGAACTTCTGCCTTTATTTTCTTGCTTCTCTTTCATATTATTTCTTTCATATTTTGCCGAAAAAATCGACCATTTTATAGAATAACCAGAAGAACAAAATTCCAGTTAAGACGAGTATGATTGTTATTACCATTGTTAAATTTTATTAGTGAATCGCGATTTCATTTTGTTAAACTCAATTACATACCAGCAGCTTTACCGATCGTCTCCCGCGGAGGACTCTTGCCACATACTTTTCTTTTCCGTCCTGTTTTCATATTTACATTCATTTGTCCCAATAAGCCAAACAGCGTTCCACCATGCCATAAAACATCATAAAACATTATGAATCAGATGATATAAAAAAATAAGTCACAAAATAGAATTGGAGAATCCTATCATTTTGATAAGGTTATTTTATCAAAATGAGAATGACTATGCTGAAAATGTGATAAAATCATTATAATGTGTACCTTGTCATCTATGCTTGAAAGGTGACCAAAAAAGTATAGACGGCTTGAGCCGATTTATCTTTTAATATGATGGGCCAGCACATTTTAAAAATTCATGAATGAACGGGAGAATAGGTGAACCTCGAGTTAAGTATTAGCAGAAGCACTATGTAACAAATTTGCAAAGGAATATGAAATCGTCTCCAAAAGTTCACATTAAAAATTATTTTAGGAAATACATATTAGTTGGGAAAACGTATTAACGAGACACTTATACAAATAAAAACAATGATAAACTTAAACCTTTTCAAAAAAATCACCTTATGGGTCTTTCTAGGCTGTATTTTACTCTCCTGTCAAAATGAAAAAAGCAGTCCCAATACATTGACAGAAGAAGAGCAAAGTAACGGCTGGCAACTTCTATTTGATGGTAACACGCTCAACAATTGGCATACCTACAATAATAGCAAAAATGCGCCTACAGCCTGGGTCGTTAAAAATGGGACTATTTACTGCAATCCAAACAGTGAAAGCCAAAAATATGACTTGGTATCGGACAAAGAGTATAAAAATTATGAGTTTAAGTTTGAATGGAAGCTGGAAAAAGAGGGAAATAGTGGCGTTTTTGTCAATGTACAGGAAAGACCGGATATCAATGCGACCTACCATTCAGGACCAGAATATCAATTGTTAGCAGATTCTCATCCTGATTTTGATAAGCCGCTAAAGCGTTCCGGCTGTCTTTATACATTTCTACCGCAGCAGAACTTTGTCAATATTAAAGCACAGGATGATTGGAATGAATCGAGTATTATTCAGAAAGACGGAAAGGTAAAGTTCTACCTGAATGGTAAAATCACTGCTGAAATGGATTTTAATTCCGCTAAATGGAAAGATTTGGTAAAACATAGTAATTTCAAAGATTATCCAGAGTTTGGTAAACATATTAGTGGTAAATTGGCACTACAGGATTGGTCCAGAGGCGTATCGTTTAGAAACTTAAAAATAAAACCATTGTAACAAAAAGTCCTATTCTCGTTATAGGTTAAGCAATAGCTATCGAGAAACAGCTGTTCGCTATGGGGAGGTATCTCTAAACCAATGTAAAAAGATGAAACCGGTAGTGGTTTCATCTTTTTTATAACTAGATTTTTCAGTAACCATATTAGGATAAGGACGCGCCAATAAACTGTAAAAAGGTACCACTAGCGCGAGGAAAAAGGTTAGTATGGGTGCTAAAAAACTTCGTCGACAAGTTCTTTATTAACCATTGCTCCAGCTAGGTTTCCTGTAGCAACAGCATTTGCCACCGAACGCATCATACTAGAATTATCTCCACAGGCAAAAACTCCTTCAAGTGAAGTTTTTTGAAAATTATCTATTTTGATATGTCCCTGTTCCGTTATTTCACAACCTAGGGCGGCAGGAATAGCCGAATGTTGCCTAAAAGGAATGGCAGCATAAACAGCATCGAAGGGAAGTTCACGACCGTCTTTTAATTGCACCTGCTGAACCCATCCATTCTTGTGCTGGATTTTAATTATTTCTTCTTCAATGATCGAAATACCGTGTAACTTCAGTTTTGCTTTCTGCTTAACATCAAAACTAGCCTTACCAAAAGTCAATAGCGTTAAGTCGGATGACAGATTGTGAACCAAACCTGCAAGGTGAAGAGCTCTTTCACCATTGGCCATAATAGCAGTTTTTCCTTTTCGAAATTCATAACCGTGACAATATGGGCAATGGATAACCGAAATTCCCCAACAGGCTGAAAATCCTTGTATACTGGGCATAATATCTTCCACACCAGTTGAAAAAATGAGCTTTTTAGCCTGAAAGACGTCTCCATTTTCGATGTTTATTTCATACCCTGTAGCTGTCTTCGTGCCGCTCACAGCAAGCCCTTTCTGAAACTTGACACTCGGGTAGTTCAGAACTTCTTCCCTTGCTTTTTTCGCTATACTCAGCGGCTTTTCACCATCATGGGTGATGAAATTGTGGGAGTGCGGCGTCTGTCGATTACAAGGCAACCCACTATCGATAATCAGCACATTCCGCAAGGAACGTCCTAATGCCATCGCTGCAGAAAGTCCGGCATAACTTCCCCCAACAATAATTACCTCATAGCTTCTATCATCTTTCATATATACATTATTAAATATTAATCCTCTTCTGACACAAAATAAATTAGGAACGATAATTCTCTTCTACCGCTCTAATTTCCAGTAATCCATATGGGCCGAGTTCTCTGTATCAATGGTATTAACATCGTAAAGTACATGTTTACTCCACCAGATATGGCAAATCTATCTTTGCCTAACCTACCTGGTTCAAAAATGGATTAAAAGTCAACTAAACGAAGATAGCACTTTTCACTATTGCAACTATGTAGCAAAAACATTAAATGCTATTAAATTGCAAATAAATTACAATCGGATGAATTACTGGGATCATGGTTATATATCAGTATTGAAAACCTGTGCTAGGCTTAAATATCTTTGCTGATGAAAATGAATATCATCAAAAAACAAAACATGAAAACGATAAAGACATTTTTAGCAGCTTCATTATTTCCATTGCTTACGATACAGGCCAGCGCACAAAAATTGGATAAGATGCTTTGGTTTAACGAACCGACAGAATGGAACATCAAAGACAATTCGCTGTCGATGTTCGTTACGCCTAAAAGCGATTATTGGCGTATCTCTCATTATGGATTTACAGTAGATGACGCGCCCTTTTTCTATACGCTACGCGGGGGTGAGTTTGAAGTCAAGGCAAAGATCTCGGCTAATTACCAAACCCGCTTTGACCAAGCAGGTCTCATGTTGCGCATTGATCAGGAGAATTATATAAAAGCAGGAATCGAATTTGTTGACGGAAAATACAATTTAAGTACGGTCGTTACGCATAAAACAAGTGATTGGAGCATTGTTCCGATCGATAAGGAAATCCCCTACATCTGGATCAAAGCGATACGTCGATTAGATGCTGTTGAATTTTTCTATTCTTTTGATGACAAGGAGTATATCATGATGAGAAATGCCTGGCTACAGGATAATCACCCTGTTATGGTCGGTCTAATGGCAGCTTCACCTGATGGCAATGGCTTTCAGGCGAAATTTGATCATTTTACGATCACACACCTTGCAGATCAACGTCGAAGCAAATGGCTAAAAGAGAATAATTCAAACTAAAAACACCGACGCCCGCCTAATACAGCCGCATAGACGGGCGTTATCTTAAATCTGTTCAGTATCATCCTGCTGCATCGTATTAAACACACTTACTGCTTCATATGAATTTCGGACGCGAAGCTTTTGGAGTATATTTTGGCGATGACGATTTACTGTATTTACACTTAGTCCTAGTTTTTCGGCAATTCGCTTGCTAATCATTCCTTTCTTAATACAGCTTAAAATTTCCTTCTCTCGTGTGCTAATCGAAGTTTTCGCACCATAACCATCCAGTTGATGGACTACGCCTGTTACCTGATTGAGAATATAATTTCGGAGATTGACTGATGTTTCAGTTTCTGGTAATAGGGTATAACAGCATAAAGCCAACTGTGGAAATTCCGGTCCCGGGGTGTCCAAGTAAAAAATTTGATGGGACAGCTGCATGATTTGCCCCTCTCGCCCTTCGACCCGCAGGATGCTGTTTGCTTGATAATTGAATCGCTCCTCCAGATCCATTTTTTTGACTAAGTCGAGAAATTGAAGTTCCAAAGCATGCTTGATGGCCAAATCATCGGGGTAAACACGTTCGAGAAGAAAATCTTCCCAAATTCCATTTATCTCCATTTTCTTTTCACCTGCAGGAAGATAAAGTCGCTCTGCAATTGTTCCGATATAGGTATAACTCCAGTTCGCTGTAAGGTCACTCAGTACGGCTATACCATTATGAATGTCGGCAAAAGTTTTTGCGTAACTCTTATAGTGTTTTAGCACAGATAAATCAATGCTGCTATTTCTTAGCCTACGCTCCGAAAAATTCTTATCTAATTTTTTTTTGATCTCCGATTTCATTTCATTTCACACTTAAAAAAACTTCATTTTAGGCCTTTAAAAAGAAAGTCCAACGCGAAGATAAGGCAAGGTTGCTTCTTTACTAAAACCGAGTACCCCCTGAATCGTGAGCAGGTCTCCAGGCATAAAATAAATTCCACCGCCGTAGCCCATATGCCAGTCATTGGAATTTTCATGACTCATCCAAACCCTCCCAATATCATAAAAACCAATTGCCCCGACTGTTCCAGGAACGATATAAGAAGAGTAGCTAAATAATTTTAATCGCATGTCAAAATTATTATATAGCGCTGTTTTCCCAGTGAACCGTCGAGAATTATACCCTCTTAAGCTCATTTCACCACCAATTTGCGCATGCTGATAAAAATAGGGATCTCCCCATACCGCATCAAATCCTAGACGGTTTGCGAAAGTAATATAGTTATCGGCAACCGTTTTATAAAAACTCATGGAATGCTGCAATTTTGTATAGTTACGGACCCCCCATACAATTTCAGCATTCCAGCCCAGCCTGGTATGTACATGTACTCCAGATTTAGGATTGGCCATATTATCGCGTGTATCATAATCTATCCCGCCAGTAAGCCCAGTGAAGAAATTACTTCCATAAATAGGTTCCGATGGATATTTTTGATGGAATTCCTCAAAATAACGTCCAACATTATTCGATTCTTTACTCGTATAATATTCGGAAGAAGATCCATAGAACACCTTGAATTCAGGCGCTAGGTGCTTTTCCAGAAAAATGTCACCGCTCACAAGGTCAAATCGATTTCGATAATATGAAATGCGCTTTGAATCCGATTTATCAAAAATAGTATTGTTTCCATATCCAAAGAAATTACTCAGGTTTTTGGGACCAAGGGACGAAAGATGAATATAAAGATCATGCCCTGCAATGAGATCTTTGTAATTCCCTTTGTAATCAAACATAAATGATTCGCGACCGGTCAAATAACTGCCAAGAAACTGATGCCGATAGGCATAAGGCTTCTTTCTGAAGCCCTGATTCTCGATCATATACCCCAGTCCAAAAATAAGTCCACGATCAACCCCATAATCTAGGTTAAAAACGACCCCTTTACGATCATAGATAAAATTTTCATAGTCAAACTTATGGACAGCGCTGTCTTTGCTCAACTTCAGATGAATAGCATCATCAACCTGCATAGCACCCGGCACCTGATTTTTACTATCATAGATATAAACTTTGCTGCCATTGGCAAATTTATCCGTTGTACGGTAAAGATTCTGTCCTTCCCCGCCAATTAGCCGGATCTTTATAGGGGATTTCCCTGATCCATGTAACTTATATTCGTCAGCGCCAGATATGCCATATATACGGACTTCTTTAGTCTGATCAGGTAAAAAAGTACGCTTTAATAATTTTCGCCCTTCGGTTCCATCTTTTTTCTTGTTGTGAATATTGACAGTGACCGAGCCATCCTTATTGTAATCGACATCCACAAATTCAGATTCCGCGGACAATGGTAGTTCAACGACACGCGCCAGAAATCGATAGTAGGTCAGTCCGCTTTCCATCAGCTCGTCCCTTCTTGAACGAATATTTGTTTCCAATTCATTCGCACTCATTTTCACAATTGTATCAGGCATCGTTAACATCGCTTGATGAATCAACGAATCCGTCAGTGTTTTCTGAACAAACTGTATTTCGTCAATCCATTCGTCCTCTGTAAGATGAGTGAGAAAAAAATGATCAAAAGTACTCGCATTAAAATTCCAATGGGGCACATTTCGGATATGTGGACTAAAGGGTTGCAAATGAGCCTTCAACCATTGATAGGAAAGTAATGTGGGAAATACACCCGAAGTTTTATAATATACCTTATCCCGATCCCTTGGGACGGGAGTATAGATCTTTTTACCTTTTTCCTTTTCGGGATCCCAACGCCAATTATCTTGATGACGATCCCAGTCACCAAGCGTAAAGTCGAGCATCCGGGCGCGTAACGTAAGCTTTTGATCAATTTGCGTATCATTATCTT encodes the following:
- a CDS encoding porin, with product MKKLAMLVCLLAGATQLFAQQDTTQNTQLSISGYLEAYYLRDFNNPLGNTRPGFVYSHNRTNEVNINLAFLKATYETINTRANLALGVGTYMNANYSAEPGVLKNIYEANAGVRISKKHNLWIDAGIFSSHLGFESAIGKDNWTVTRSIFADNSPYFETGAKISYTSASGKLFLSGLILNGWQRIQRVDGSSLPAFGHQLVYKPTAKWTINSGSFIGSDKADSVRQMRYFHNLYAIYQMNEKLGITFGFDIGAEQKAKGSSKYNVWYTPVLIARYATTEKFSLTARGEYYNDKHGVIVSTTTEQGFQTFGYSLNADYAILPNVLWRTELRNLTNKDAIFLDRTNKLVKNSVTAVTALIVSF
- a CDS encoding K(+)-transporting ATPase subunit C, yielding MKTHIYPAIKITIVLLLLLSVVYPALVWAIAQIAPNHGKGEMLAYNGQKYYRNIGQAFTRDDYFWSRPSAVGYNAAGSGGSNKGPSNGEYLSEVRVRIDTFLVHNPTVKREQVPVDIVTASGSGLDPDISIEAAKIQIDRVAKARGISVNSLQSLVDAHVQTPLWNMFGPRKINVLELNIALDEMAEK
- the kdpB gene encoding potassium-transporting ATPase subunit KdpB, which translates into the protein MSNQQTLFQKELVQQALKQSFVKLNPKIMFRNPVMFTVEIGTLIMAVVCLWIMTGEKSQGTLGYNFTVFLILFLTLLFGNFAEAIAEARGKAQADSLRKTREETPATLRDGRVVSSAQLKKNDVFVCQAGDVIPLDGEIIEGLATIDESAITGESAPVIREAGGDKSSVTGGTKVLSDRIVVQVTTEPGESFLDKMIALVEGASRQKTPNEIALTILLAGFTLVFIIVTVTLKPFADYANVGITIASFISLFVCLIPTTIGGLLSAIGIAGMDRALRANVITKSGKAVETAGDIDVLLLDKTGTITIGNRKATNFYPADGVLKEALVRASTLSSMADETPEGKSIVELAGVNPSSYKVENPAFIKFTAETRSSGIDFEQTRIRKGATDAIRNIIVKAGNLFPQEIEERVKLISQNGGTPLVVAENEQVLGVIELQDVIKPGIHERFERLRKMGIKTVMVTGDNPLTAKYIAEKAGVDDFIAEAKPEDKMNYIKKEQLDGRLVAMMGDGTNDAPALAQADVGVAMNSGTQAAKEAGNMVDLDNDPTKLIEVVEIGKQLLMTRGTLTTFSIANDVAKYFAIIPALFIAAIPELQGLNIMQLSSPQSAILSAVIFNAIIIPLLIPLALKGVAYKPIGASALLRRNLLVFGLGGVLVPFIGIKVIDLLVSLFI
- the kdpA gene encoding potassium-transporting ATPase subunit KdpA — its product is MNTEILGIIVMFTVTLLLGLPLGKYIAKVYGNEKTWLDPLFQPLERFFYRVTGINPSLQMTWKQHLVALLTINLLWFLLSMAILMNMAHLPLNPDGNPGMTADLAFNTSISFLVNCNLQHYSGESGVSYLGQIWLMFLQFVTAGVGMAAAVVIFKAFRDKTTTQLGNFYDFFVKSCTRILLPISVLVAAIFVFQGMPMTFEGKNSMITVAGDTVQVSRGPVAAFVPIKHLGTNGGGFFGANSAHPFENPNYLTNMVEMIAQFIIPMAMIFAFGFFIRKRKFSWMMFGVMTIGFIILTIPNIKMEMAGNPAIAQMGIDTSMGAMEGKEIRIGAAASGFWSIVTTMISTGSVNSMHDSYMPLSGMNELLAMMVNAFYGGVGAGILNFFIFIILAVFISGLMVGRTPEFMGKKVEAREMKIAMIVALAHPFLILVGTALATAFPAQGASTLNNPGFHGFSEILYEYTSSAANNGSGFEGLGDSTIWWNISTGIVLLLGRFIPIIGPIAIAGLLAEKKFIPEGEGTLKTDTSTFGLMVFAVIAIIAALSFFPALALGPIAEYFSM
- a CDS encoding potassium-transporting ATPase subunit F, which translates into the protein MTALFIVALLVFAYICYVLLKPEKF
- a CDS encoding DUF1080 domain-containing protein — its product is MINLNLFKKITLWVFLGCILLSCQNEKSSPNTLTEEEQSNGWQLLFDGNTLNNWHTYNNSKNAPTAWVVKNGTIYCNPNSESQKYDLVSDKEYKNYEFKFEWKLEKEGNSGVFVNVQERPDINATYHSGPEYQLLADSHPDFDKPLKRSGCLYTFLPQQNFVNIKAQDDWNESSIIQKDGKVKFYLNGKITAEMDFNSAKWKDLVKHSNFKDYPEFGKHISGKLALQDWSRGVSFRNLKIKPL
- a CDS encoding NAD(P)/FAD-dependent oxidoreductase — translated: MKDDRSYEVIIVGGSYAGLSAAMALGRSLRNVLIIDSGLPCNRQTPHSHNFITHDGEKPLSIAKKAREEVLNYPSVKFQKGLAVSGTKTATGYEINIENGDVFQAKKLIFSTGVEDIMPSIQGFSACWGISVIHCPYCHGYEFRKGKTAIMANGERALHLAGLVHNLSSDLTLLTFGKASFDVKQKAKLKLHGISIIEEEIIKIQHKNGWVQQVQLKDGRELPFDAVYAAIPFRQHSAIPAALGCEITEQGHIKIDNFQKTSLEGVFACGDNSSMMRSVANAVATGNLAGAMVNKELVDEVF
- a CDS encoding DUF1349 domain-containing protein; this encodes MKTIKTFLAASLFPLLTIQASAQKLDKMLWFNEPTEWNIKDNSLSMFVTPKSDYWRISHYGFTVDDAPFFYTLRGGEFEVKAKISANYQTRFDQAGLMLRIDQENYIKAGIEFVDGKYNLSTVVTHKTSDWSIVPIDKEIPYIWIKAIRRLDAVEFFYSFDDKEYIMMRNAWLQDNHPVMVGLMAASPDGNGFQAKFDHFTITHLADQRRSKWLKENNSN